In the Anastrepha obliqua isolate idAnaObli1 chromosome 1, idAnaObli1_1.0, whole genome shotgun sequence genome, one interval contains:
- the LOC129238298 gene encoding facilitated trehalose transporter Tret1-like produces MAWGVDSVHLRLKKRNSADDNHNTLAAGEVEKDLGLEEILEASLNIQKVEKGELEEVSNPEKVLRPDAEDDLTVVAVEGCKDEMLLFGSCYVPHDEDGTSKAGRNSCQKESRSGGRNGRKRTSHALGSQQQQTHNTRMESVKTVRIFMVAVAANLSAFAAGTCIGWTSPVGPKLKALDSTDSPLDHPITTVDDAWISSIFLLGAVAAPFIASPLNDRFGRKWVLLSSSIFFILGYVILMLASEVWMLLVGRLVKGFGAGFVLSVLPMYNGEIAIDAVRGAIGTLLKLFVVSGILYTYVIGPYVSYVTLQWCCLAVPIVFGIIFYFMPESPHYLAGKGQKADALNSLQFLRGQSPDILQHEMAIIQSGVEEFRANKGSVMDVLKSKGNRKALIISTGLIMFQQLCGVSAVLFNSQSIFESANISVDSAIASIIVGSAQVGAAALTPFFVDRFGRKVILLVSALGMFVGLTALGAFFYVQQVVGDASNLTWLPVPALVLFNIVYSIGFGPLPWAVLGETFPANVKSIASSIVTSICFLTSFVVTRWYPPLNALGSYYAFWLFAIFCVAAFFFTLFVVMETKGLSLQEIQDRLNGKKPN; encoded by the exons ATGGCTTGGGGAGTTGATAGCGTGCACCTTCGCCTCAAAAAGCGCAACTCGGCAGATGACAATCACAACACGCTCGCTGCGGGGGAGGTGGAAAAGGATCTCGGTTTAGAAGAGATCCTAGAAGCCTCCCTCAATATACAGAAAGTGGAGAAGGGTGAGCTGGAGGAAGTGTCCAACCCCGAGAAGGTACTGAGGCCAGATGCTGAAG acgatCTAACAGTGGTGGCGGTGGAGGGCTGCAAGGATGAGATGTTACTCTTTGGGTCTTGTTATGTGCCACATGATgaagatggaacttcgaaagctggtagaaacagctGCCAGAAAGAATCACGCTCTGGTGGTAGGAACGGACGCAAACGCACATCACACGCTCTGGG atcgcaacaacaacaaacacacaaTACTAGAATGGAGTCGGTGAAAACCGTACGAATTTTCATGGTTGCTGTTGCGg CTAATTTATCAGCCTTTGCGGCGGGCACTTGCATCGGTTGGACGTCACCAGTGGGACCCAAATTAAAAGCCTTGGACTCTACAGATTCCCCACTCGATCATCCCATCACCACAGTGGACGATGCATGGATTTCATCCATTTTCTTATTGGGTGCTGTAGCAG CACCCTTCATTGCTAGCCCACTTAACGATAGGTTTGGTCGCAAATGGGTACTTCTTTCTAGTTCCATCTTCTTCATTCTCGGCTATGTTATTTTGATGCTCGCTAGCGAGGTTTGGATGTTGCTGGTCGGTCGTCTCGTAAAGGGCTTTGGCGCTGGTTTTGTCTTAAGTGTGCTACCTATGTATAATGGTGAGATTGCAATAGATGCGGTACGTGGCGCCATCGGCACGTTGTTGAAACTTTTCGTGGTTT CTGGCATTCTATACACGTACGTCATCGGTCCCTATGTCTCGTATGTAACTTTGCAGTGGTGCTGTTTGGCTGTACCGATTGTTTTCGGTATCATCTTCTATTTCATGCCTGAGAGTCCTCACTACCTTGCCGGCAAAGGCCAGAAAGCGGATGCTTTAAATTCCCTGCAATTCTTGCGTGGTCAAAGCCCTGATATTTTACAACATGAAATGGCTATTATACAGAGTGGAGTGGAGGAGTTCAGAGCCAATAAGGGTTCCGTTATGGATGTTCTTAAGAGTAAGGGCAATCGTAAAGCTCTGATTATCTCCACCGGTCTGATCATGTTCCAGCAATTATGCGGTGTCAGCGCCGTACTCTTCAACAGTCAATCCATCTTCGAAAGTGCCAACATCAGTGTGGATTCAGCCATTGCCAGCATTATTGTAGGTAGCGCTCAAGTTGGTGCAGCCGCTTTGACACCTTTTTTTGTTGATCGTTTTGGTCGCAAAGTAATTTTGCTAGTTTCGGCGCTTGGAATGTTTGTCGGCTTGACAGCATTGGGTGCCTTCTTCTATGTACAACAAGTGGTGGGTGATGCAAGTAATTTAACCTGGTTGCCGGTACCTGCATTGGTGCTTTTCAATATTGTCTACAGCATCGGATTCGGTCCACTACCATGGGCGGTGCTGGGTGAAACGTTCCCAGCGAATGTTAAGTCAATCGCCTCCTCGATTGTGACATCCATATGCTTTCTTACTTCTTTCGTGGTTACACGTTGGTACCCCCCGCTGAACGCTTTGGGTTCATACTACGCATTTTGGTTGTTTGCCATTTTCTGCGTTGCAGCCTTCTTCTTCACCCTCTTTGTGGTGATGGAAACCAAGGGGCTGAGTCTTCAGGAAATTCAAGACAGACTAAATGGAAAGAAACCAAACTGA
- the LOC129238308 gene encoding facilitated trehalose transporter Tret1-like, giving the protein MALLLLWKVVIQQIFLIAPNDCKTVCEMESIARTFLYFTTILLIRSQQQQTHSTRMESVKTVRIFMVAVAANLSAFAAGTCIGWTSPVGPKLKALDSTDSPLDHPITTEDDAWISSIFLLGAVAAPFIASPLNDRFGRKWVLLSSSIFFILGYVILMLASEVWMLLVGRLVKGFGAGFVLSVLPMYNGEIAIDAVRGAIGTLLKLFVVSGNLYAYVIGPYVSYVTLQWCCLAVPIVFGIIFYFMPESPYYLAGKGQKADALNSLQFLRGQSPDILQHEMAVIQGGVEEFRANKGSVMDILKSKGNRRALIISTGLIMFQQLCGISAVLFNSQSIFESANISVDSAIASIIVGSAQVGAAALTPFFVDRFGRKVILLVSALGMFVGLTALGAFFYVQQVVGDASNLTWLPVPALVLFNIVYSIGFGPLPWAVLGETFPANVKSIASSIVTSICFLTSFVVTRWYPPLNALGSYYAFWLFAIFCVAAFFFTLFVVMETKGLSLQEIQDRLNGKKPN; this is encoded by the exons ATGGCTCTTTTGCTTTTATGGAAAGTAGTAATACAACAGATATTCCTAATTGCACCAAATGACTGTAAAACCGTTTGTGAGATGGAATCGATCGCCAGAA CTTTTCTCTACTTTACAACTATACTACTAATTAgatcgcaacaacaacaaacacacagTACTAGAATGGAGTCGGTGAAAACCGTACGAATTTTCATGGTTGCTGTTGCGg CTAATTTATCAGCCTTTGCGGCGGGCACTTGCATCGGTTGGACGTCACCAGTGGGACCCAAATTAAAAGCCTTGGACTCTACAGATTCGCCGCTCGATCATCCCATAACCACCGAGGACGATGCATGGATTTCATCCATTTTCTTATTGGGTGCTGTAGCAG CACCCTTCATTGCTAGCCCACTTAACGATAGGTTTGGTCGCAAATGGGTACTTCTTTCTAGTTCCATCTTCTTCATTCTCGGCTATGTTATTTTGATGCTCGCTAGCGAGGTTTGGATGTTGCTGGTCGGTCGTCTCGTAAAGGGCTTTGGCGCTGGTTTTGTCTTAAGTGTGCTACCTATGTATAATGGTGAGATTGCAATAGATGCGGTACGTGGCGCCATCGGCACGTTGTTGAAACTTTTCGTGGTTT CTGGCAATCTATACGCGTACGTCATCGGTCCATATGTCTCGTATGTGACCTTGCAGTGGTGCTGTTTGGCTGTACCGATTGTTTTCGGTATCATCTTCTACTTCATGCCTGAGAGTCCTTACTACCTTGCCGGCAAAGGCCAGAAAGCGGATGCTTTAAATTCCCTGCAATTCTTGCGTGGTCAAAGCCCTGATATTTTACAACATGAAATGGCTGTTATACAGGGAGGAGTGGAGGAGTTCAGAGCCAATAAGGGCTCCGTTATGGATATTCTTAAGAGTAAGGGCAATCGCAGAGCTCTGATCATCTCCACGGGTCTGATCATGTTCCAGCAATTATGCGGTATCAGCGCCGTACTCTTCAACAGTCAATCCATCTTCGAAAGTGCCAACATCAGTGTGGATTCAGCCATTGCCAGCATTATTGTAGGTAGCGCTCAAGTTGGTGCAGCCGCTTTGACACCTTTTTTTGTTGATCGTTTTGGTCGCAAAGTAATTTTGCTAGTTTCGGCGCTTGGAATGTTTGTCGGCTTGACAGCATTGGGTGCCTTCTTCTATGTACAACAAGTGGTGGGTGATGCAAGTAATTTAACCTGGTTGCCGGTACCTGCATTGGTGCTTTTCAATATTGTCTACAGCATCGGATTCGGTCCACTACCATGGGCGGTGCTGGGTGAAACGTTCCCAGCGAATGTTAAGTCAATCGCCTCCTCGATTGTGACATCCATATGCTTTCTTACTTCTTTCGTGGTTACACGTTGGTACCCCCCGCTGAACGCTTTGGGTTCATACTACGCATTTTGGTTGTTTGCCATTTTCTGCGTTGCAGCCTTCTTCTTCACCCTCTTTGTGGTGATGGAAACCAAGGGGCTGAGTCTTCAGGAAATTCAAGACAGACTAAATGGAAAGAAACCAAACTGA
- the LOC129253442 gene encoding facilitated trehalose transporter Tret1-like — protein sequence MESVKTVRIFMVAVAANLSALAAGTCLGWTSPVGPKLKALNPTDSPLDHPITTVDDAWISSILLLGALAAPFIASPLNDRFGRKWVLLSSSIFFIIGYVVLMLASEVWMLLVGRLVNGFGAGFVLSVLPMYNGEIATDAIRGAIGTMLKLFVVSGILYTYVIGPYVSYVTLQWCCLAVPIVFGIIFYFMPESPYYLAGKGQKADALNSLQFLRGQSPDILQHEMAIIQSGVEEFRANKGSVMDVLKSKGNRKALIISTGLIMFQQLCGVNAVLFNSQSIFESANINVDSAIASIIVGSAQVGAAALTPFFIDRFGRKVILLISAFGMCVGLAGLGAFFYVQQVVGDASNLTWLPVPALLLFNIVYSIGFGPLSWAVLGEMFPANVKSIASSIVTSLCFLTSFVVTRWYPPLNALGSYYAFWLFAIFCVAAFFFTIFVVMETKGLSLQEIQDRLNGKKPN from the exons ATGGAGTCGGTGAAAACCGTACGAATTTTCATGGTTGCTGTTGCGG cTAATTTATCAGCCCTTGCGGCGGGCACTTGCCTCGGCTGGACGTCACCAGTGGGGCCCAAATTAAAAGCCCTAAATCCTACAGATTCGCCACTCGATCATCCCATCACCACAGTGGACGATGCATGGATTTCATCCATTTTGTTATTGGGTGCTTTAGCAG CACCCTTCATTGCTAGCCCACTTAACGATAGGTTTGGTCGCAAATGGGTACTTCTTTCTAGTTCGATCTTCTTCATTATCGGCTATGTTGTTTTGATGCTCGCTAGCGAGGTTTGGATGTTGCTGGTCGGTCGTCTCGTAAACGGCTTTGGCGCTGGTTTTGTCTTAAGTGTGCTACCTATGTATAATGGTGAGATTGCTACAGATGCGATACGTGGCGCCATTGGCACGATGTTGAAACTTTTCGTGGTTT CTGGCATTCTATACACGTACGTCATCGGTCCATATGTCTCGTATGTAACTTTGCAGTGGTGCTGTTTGGCTGTACCAATTGTTTTCGGTATCATCTTCTATTTCATGCCTGAGAGTCCTTACTACCTTGCCGGCAAAGGCCAGAAAGCGGATGCTTTAAATTCCCTGCAATTCTTGCGTGGTCAAAGCCCTGATATTTTACAACATGAAATGGCTATTATACAGAGTGGAGTGGAAGAGTTTAGAGCCAATAAGGGTTCCGTTATGGATGTTCTTAAGAGTAAGGGCAATCGTAAAGCTCTGATTATCTCCACCGGTCTGATCATGTTCCAGCAATTATGCGGTGTCAACGCCGTACTCTTCAACAGTCAATCCATCTTCGAAAGTGCCAACATCAATGTGGATTCAGCCATTGCCAGCATCATTGTAGGTAGCGCTCAAGTTGGTGCAGCCGCTTTGACACCTTTTTTTATCGATCGTTTTGGTCGCAAAGTAATTTTGCTAATTTCGGCATTTGGAATGTGTGTCGGCTTGGCAGGATTGGGTGCCTTCTTCTATGTACAACAAGTTGTGGGTGATGCAAGTAATTTAACCTGGTTACCGGTACCTGCATTGCTGCTCTTCAATATTGTCTACAGCATCGGATTCGGTCCACTGTCATGGGCGGTGTTGGGTGAAATGTTCCCAGCGAATGTTAAGTCAATCGCCTCCTCGATTGTGACATCCTTATGCTTTCTTACTTCTTTCGTGGTAACACGTTGGTACCCCCCGCTGAACGCTTTGGGTTCTTACTACGCATTTTGGTTGTTTGCCATTTTCTGCGTTGCAGCCTTCTTCTTCACCATCTTTGTGGTGATGGAAACCAAGGGGCTGAGTCTTCAGGAAATTCAAGACAGACTAAATGGAAAGAAACCAAACTAA